Proteins encoded within one genomic window of Leptospira stimsonii:
- a CDS encoding DUF2225 domain-containing protein → MTATAIAQGKKISFRAKEDTVCPICHEVHQKENMFQGGGRLIAGKLTIELRRLYEKNRKFGRVSPNDYVISVCPRCLYSAFSKDWSTLDSEENEKIRSQSDTRRSNLEKILGPLDFYQERNLVLGAASYLLAIECYQNRKVTVAPTPKKAVCAVRGAWYFDDLNNDFPNMGFDKVRDLLYQKSASWYTDTMDIMQSGSEPVDQASYLLGPDTDKNWAFDGVIYLSAYLTMKFKDELAQDPTAKLNLLVRAKRTLSRLYGSGKGSKSKPSVIIDMAKELYDEYNKIIEEMGGEK, encoded by the coding sequence ATGACAGCCACTGCAATCGCACAAGGAAAAAAGATCTCATTCCGCGCTAAGGAAGATACGGTCTGTCCGATCTGTCACGAAGTCCACCAAAAGGAAAATATGTTCCAAGGTGGCGGTCGCCTCATCGCCGGTAAACTTACGATCGAACTCAGAAGACTCTACGAAAAAAATCGAAAATTCGGTCGTGTCAGCCCGAATGATTATGTCATCAGCGTCTGCCCTCGTTGTCTTTATTCCGCTTTTTCCAAGGACTGGTCTACGTTAGACTCGGAGGAAAACGAAAAAATTCGTTCCCAGTCCGATACGCGCCGCTCCAACCTCGAAAAGATCCTCGGACCTCTGGATTTTTATCAGGAAAGAAATTTGGTTCTCGGTGCGGCTTCCTATCTTCTCGCGATCGAATGTTATCAGAATCGAAAGGTCACCGTGGCACCTACCCCCAAAAAAGCCGTTTGTGCGGTTCGAGGCGCTTGGTATTTCGACGACTTGAACAACGATTTTCCGAATATGGGTTTTGATAAGGTCCGAGACCTTCTCTACCAAAAATCCGCGAGCTGGTATACAGACACGATGGATATCATGCAAAGCGGTTCCGAACCCGTAGATCAGGCTTCCTATCTTTTAGGACCGGATACGGATAAGAACTGGGCCTTTGACGGTGTGATCTATCTTTCCGCATATCTTACGATGAAGTTCAAAGACGAACTCGCGCAAGACCCGACTGCAAAGCTGAATCTTTTAGTAAGAGCAAAAAGAACTCTTTCCAGACTGTATGGTTCGGGAAAGGGATCCAAGTCCAAACCTTCCGTAATC
- a CDS encoding LIC11274 family protein produces MKRLILILIAISILPISVFGEAVSSKAYKKRVELLTYLRAIEPIVRNYKGEVPGGQNQQNAGTQPAAGSQAGTTPEPDGDRVKKYKELKRLYQEGLQYYFENNHVNAYRRFLEAQLGTEMLLEELSQYYVERSDEILKAAIEKKNQNNPEDRNLVDIAIELSKNSYIVKDMTADRESPLTRRMYNPRDFHYVTNKYAIEKNMETGYKFLGLAKETRNNALKIEKHLEKHQKLQPSHRKHRIEHYLAAIQLCRDARANAINIFKLKYPYDNYFLFKSDAKTEAIRDDEGKAGPSDVVTLQGATYDFSQNPTLEYDHRMSPVFDRRIPEEYRRDAVDVLERIYDDEVKNRIFLKWDPEKRKQLMGEKK; encoded by the coding sequence ATGAAACGACTGATTCTCATACTAATAGCAATCTCCATTCTTCCAATTTCCGTATTTGGAGAGGCGGTCTCGAGCAAAGCCTACAAAAAAAGGGTGGAGTTACTGACTTATCTCCGCGCGATCGAGCCGATTGTACGCAACTACAAAGGCGAGGTTCCCGGCGGACAGAATCAGCAAAACGCGGGAACTCAGCCTGCGGCCGGAAGCCAAGCCGGAACAACCCCGGAGCCGGACGGTGACAGAGTGAAGAAATACAAGGAACTGAAGAGACTCTATCAGGAAGGTCTTCAGTATTACTTTGAAAACAATCACGTAAACGCATATAGAAGATTTTTAGAAGCACAACTCGGAACCGAAATGCTTCTGGAAGAACTTTCCCAATACTATGTGGAAAGAAGTGATGAAATTCTAAAAGCCGCGATCGAGAAGAAAAATCAAAACAATCCCGAGGACAGAAACCTCGTGGACATCGCGATCGAGTTGAGTAAAAATTCTTATATCGTAAAAGATATGACTGCGGATCGGGAATCTCCTCTTACGAGAAGAATGTACAATCCGAGAGACTTTCACTACGTAACCAATAAATACGCGATCGAGAAGAACATGGAGACCGGTTATAAGTTTTTAGGTCTTGCGAAGGAAACCCGAAACAATGCGCTCAAGATCGAAAAACATCTGGAAAAACACCAGAAATTACAACCAAGTCATAGAAAGCACAGGATCGAACACTATCTCGCGGCGATTCAACTCTGTAGAGACGCGAGAGCCAATGCGATCAATATCTTCAAACTAAAATATCCGTACGACAATTACTTCCTCTTTAAGAGCGACGCGAAGACCGAAGCGATCCGAGACGACGAAGGAAAAGCGGGTCCATCCGATGTGGTTACCTTACAAGGCGCGACGTATGACTTTTCCCAGAACCCGACTCTGGAATACGATCACAGAATGAGTCCTGTTTTTGATAGAAGAATTCCGGAAGAATACCGGAGAGACGCGGTAGACGTTTTGGAAAGAATCTACGATGACGAAGTCAAAAATAGAATCTTTTTGAAATGGGATCCTGAAAAAAGAAAACAATTGATGGGTGAGAAGAAGTAA
- a CDS encoding lysophospholipid acyltransferase family protein, with amino-acid sequence MNPLKFMESRLGRFPKSYRRIVLKTYLITLPLVFSLAFPSLIAGLFFAIIRNQEKKNLAFLRGSATWGGAVQWMTGTKFLKLGEINIPQKGYMVFINHVNELDFPYDCLVVNKPFLANQVIKKTLIAYWWMKAMGSQVFESSKATTIAVSVRNLIKGLHKTSFIVYPEGHNSYTEEIQPMQKGMIKLAFENKIPVVVVLKSGITGYQTKESGFVVAYKQIGSYDPTKFGTWEEFRDFLFETMSKEKKNLDASLYTGAQKESVLAS; translated from the coding sequence ATGAACCCATTGAAATTTATGGAGAGCCGCTTAGGTCGCTTTCCAAAATCCTATCGCAGGATTGTCTTAAAAACGTATTTGATCACACTTCCCCTCGTCTTCAGCTTGGCCTTTCCCAGTCTGATTGCAGGATTGTTTTTCGCGATCATTCGCAACCAAGAGAAAAAGAATTTAGCCTTCCTTCGCGGTTCCGCCACTTGGGGTGGAGCGGTTCAGTGGATGACGGGAACCAAATTCCTAAAACTCGGTGAAATCAATATTCCTCAAAAGGGATATATGGTTTTTATCAATCACGTAAACGAACTCGATTTTCCTTACGATTGTCTCGTCGTAAACAAACCGTTTTTGGCAAATCAGGTAATCAAAAAAACTCTGATCGCCTATTGGTGGATGAAGGCGATGGGATCGCAGGTTTTCGAATCTTCGAAGGCGACTACGATTGCGGTATCCGTTCGAAATCTCATCAAGGGATTGCACAAGACTTCTTTTATCGTTTATCCGGAAGGACACAATTCTTATACCGAAGAAATTCAGCCGATGCAAAAAGGAATGATCAAACTAGCATTTGAAAACAAAATCCCGGTCGTGGTCGTTTTAAAATCGGGAATCACCGGATATCAAACGAAGGAAAGTGGATTTGTTGTCGCTTACAAACAAATCGGAAGTTATGATCCTACAAAGTTCGGAACCTGGGAAGAATTCAGAGATTTCCTCTTTGAAACGATGAGCAAAGAAAAGAAGAATCTGGACGCTTCCTTGTACACGGGAGCGCAAAAAGAATCGGTGTTGGCATCTTGA
- a CDS encoding acetyl-CoA carboxylase biotin carboxylase subunit — protein sequence MITKLFIANRGEIAVRVIRTCKKLGIKTVAVYSDADKDSPHVKLADESVYVGEPTPSSSYLNIPNILEAIRKTKAEAVHPGYGFLSEKQEFAKALEKEGILFLGPTPESMELMGDKINSRIKMEAAGVPVVPGYNGQNQDPKNLEKEAQRIGYPLMIKATAGGGGKGMKRVYTPEEFLSSLESAQREAQKAFGDGTVFIEKYIETPRHIEVQVFGDKHGNVMHLFERECSIQRRHQKVIEESPAPNLPEKLRDEICQVAVKAAQSIQYVGAGTVEFILGKDGKFYFLEMNTRLQVEHPVTEYITGQDLVEWQIRVAEGKKLSDLTQGKSIVQNGHAIEARIYAEDPENNFLPSTGILEYIEFPDREFLRVDTGVETGSEITVFYDPMIAKMISWGKTREEASARLKESIDSTVIFGPVTNTFYLSGILSHEEFKKGLTHTHFLEEQTIAFTPDREIQADAFSFAAAALSEKKKSSGIWEAVGPGGLW from the coding sequence TTGATTACGAAACTTTTCATCGCCAATCGTGGGGAAATCGCGGTTCGCGTCATACGCACTTGTAAAAAACTCGGAATCAAAACCGTAGCGGTCTATTCGGATGCGGACAAGGATTCACCTCACGTAAAACTCGCCGACGAATCGGTGTATGTAGGCGAACCGACTCCTTCTTCTTCTTATTTAAATATTCCGAATATACTCGAAGCCATTCGTAAGACGAAGGCGGAAGCGGTTCATCCGGGATACGGATTCTTATCCGAGAAACAGGAATTCGCGAAGGCCCTTGAAAAAGAAGGAATTCTATTTTTAGGACCGACCCCGGAATCGATGGAGCTGATGGGAGATAAGATCAATTCCAGAATCAAGATGGAAGCCGCCGGGGTTCCGGTCGTTCCTGGATACAACGGTCAAAATCAGGATCCGAAAAATTTGGAGAAGGAAGCGCAAAGAATCGGGTATCCTCTGATGATCAAAGCGACCGCAGGCGGAGGCGGCAAGGGAATGAAGCGGGTTTATACGCCGGAAGAATTTCTTTCCTCACTCGAGTCCGCGCAGAGGGAAGCGCAAAAGGCTTTCGGAGACGGAACCGTTTTTATCGAAAAATACATCGAAACTCCGAGACATATCGAAGTACAAGTGTTTGGTGACAAACACGGAAACGTTATGCATCTTTTTGAAAGGGAATGTTCGATTCAGAGAAGACACCAAAAGGTGATTGAAGAATCTCCGGCTCCGAATCTTCCCGAAAAACTTCGCGACGAGATTTGTCAAGTGGCGGTAAAAGCCGCACAATCGATTCAATACGTCGGCGCGGGAACCGTAGAATTCATTCTTGGAAAGGACGGAAAGTTTTACTTTTTAGAGATGAACACTCGACTTCAGGTAGAACATCCCGTCACCGAATATATCACCGGACAAGATCTCGTAGAATGGCAGATCCGGGTCGCGGAAGGTAAAAAACTTTCCGATCTCACACAAGGAAAGTCGATCGTCCAAAATGGGCACGCGATCGAAGCAAGAATTTACGCGGAAGATCCCGAGAACAACTTTCTTCCGTCCACAGGTATATTAGAATATATTGAATTTCCGGATCGGGAATTTCTCAGGGTCGACACAGGCGTGGAAACTGGATCGGAGATTACCGTATTTTATGATCCCATGATCGCGAAGATGATTTCCTGGGGCAAGACGAGAGAAGAAGCCTCGGCTCGTTTGAAAGAATCCATCGATTCCACGGTGATTTTTGGACCGGTAACGAATACATTCTATCTTTCCGGAATTCTTTCTCATGAAGAATTTAAGAAAGGACTCACACACACTCATTTTCTGGAGGAACAAACGATCGCGTTTACTCCGGATCGTGAAATTCAAGCCGACGCGTTCTCGTTTGCCGCGGCCGCGCTTTCCGAAAAGAAAAAGTCTTCCGGAATTTGGGAAGCGGTTGGACCGGGAGGTCTTTGGTGA
- a CDS encoding acetyl-CoA carboxylase biotin carboxyl carrier protein subunit: protein MIEENFRFRHREEEIPVRVRSSSPGVTSVSILLDGVAHDFQISRNFQSEGNGLFSGPGNHWRILRRGNQIFIHYRGWNTKILLSNREIHLEEGSGGFIKSPMPGKVIRVLVSPGSHVKKGTILAIVEAMKMENNILAPGDGTVEEVAVSEGSMVSQDDLILKLNLVANKS from the coding sequence GTGATCGAAGAAAATTTTCGTTTTAGACACAGAGAGGAAGAGATTCCAGTAAGAGTTCGTTCCAGTTCTCCCGGAGTCACTTCCGTATCGATCTTGTTAGACGGAGTTGCTCACGATTTTCAGATCTCCAGAAATTTTCAGAGCGAAGGAAACGGCCTTTTTTCCGGACCCGGAAATCACTGGAGAATTCTTCGGAGAGGTAATCAGATCTTCATTCACTACAGAGGATGGAATACGAAAATTCTTCTTTCGAATCGGGAAATCCATCTCGAAGAGGGAAGCGGCGGTTTTATTAAGAGCCCGATGCCTGGCAAGGTCATTCGAGTGTTGGTTTCTCCCGGTTCCCATGTCAAGAAAGGAACAATCCTTGCGATCGTCGAAGCGATGAAGATGGAAAATAATATCCTTGCTCCGGGAGATGGGACGGTGGAAGAGGTCGCCGTATCGGAAGGCAGTATGGTTTCACAGGACGATCTGATCTTGAAGTTGAACCTGGTTGCTAATAAATCGTAG